A single genomic interval of Drosophila virilis strain 15010-1051.87 chromosome 2, Dvir_AGI_RSII-ME, whole genome shotgun sequence harbors:
- the GstZ2 gene encoding probable maleylacetoacetate isomerase 2 isoform X2, with translation MSLSAIAKPILYSYWRSSCSWRVRIAMNLKEIPYDIKPISLIKSGGEQHCNEYREVNPMEQVPALQIDGHTLIESVAIMHYLEETRPQRPLLPQDVHKRAKVREIIEIICSGIQPLQNLIVLIHVGEEKKKEWAQHWITRGFRAVEKALSTSAGKYCVGDEISMADCCLVPQVFNARRFHVDLRPYPIILRIDRELESNPAFRAAHPSNQPDCPPELPNK, from the exons ATGTCCCTCTCGGCCATAGCCAAG CCAATACTCTACTCGTATTGGCGTAGCTCGTGCTCCTGGCGTGTTCGGATTGCGATGAATCTTAAAGAAATACCCTATGACATCAAGCCTATTAGTCTCATCAAGTCTGGCGGCGAGCAACACTGCAATGAGTACCGCGAGGTAAATCCTATGGAGCAGGTGCCGGCGCTGCAAATTG ATGGACATACACTGATCGAGTCAGTGGCTATTATGCACTACCTGGAAGAGACACGACCCCAGCGCCCGCTATTGCCGCAAGATGTACACAAACGAGCTAAGGTTCGAGAAATAATTGAGATCATTTGCTCTGGTATTCAACCACTTCAAAACCTGATTGTTCTAATCCACGTGGGCGAGGAAAAGAAGAAGGAATGGGCACAGCATTGGATAACACGTGGCTTCCGTGCCGTGGAGAAGGCACTGTCCACCTCGGCAGGCAAATATTGTGTGGGTGATGAAATCTCAATGGCTGATTGCTGCCTTGTACCGCAGGTATTTAATGCCAGAAG ATTTCACGTAGACTTGCGCCCATATCCGATTATATTACGCATTGATCGTGAGCTGGAGAGCAACCCAGCATTCCGAGCTGCCCATCCTTCCAATCAACCGGACTGTCCGCCGGAGCTGCCAAACAAATAG
- the GstZ2 gene encoding probable maleylacetoacetate isomerase 2 isoform X3, which translates to MNHPILYSYWRSSCSWRVRIAMNLKEIPYDIKPISLIKSGGEQHCNEYREVNPMEQVPALQIDGHTLIESVAIMHYLEETRPQRPLLPQDVHKRAKVREIIEIICSGIQPLQNLIVLIHVGEEKKKEWAQHWITRGFRAVEKALSTSAGKYCVGDEISMADCCLVPQVFNARRFHVDLRPYPIILRIDRELESNPAFRAAHPSNQPDCPPELPNK; encoded by the exons ATGAATCAT CCAATACTCTACTCGTATTGGCGTAGCTCGTGCTCCTGGCGTGTTCGGATTGCGATGAATCTTAAAGAAATACCCTATGACATCAAGCCTATTAGTCTCATCAAGTCTGGCGGCGAGCAACACTGCAATGAGTACCGCGAGGTAAATCCTATGGAGCAGGTGCCGGCGCTGCAAATTG ATGGACATACACTGATCGAGTCAGTGGCTATTATGCACTACCTGGAAGAGACACGACCCCAGCGCCCGCTATTGCCGCAAGATGTACACAAACGAGCTAAGGTTCGAGAAATAATTGAGATCATTTGCTCTGGTATTCAACCACTTCAAAACCTGATTGTTCTAATCCACGTGGGCGAGGAAAAGAAGAAGGAATGGGCACAGCATTGGATAACACGTGGCTTCCGTGCCGTGGAGAAGGCACTGTCCACCTCGGCAGGCAAATATTGTGTGGGTGATGAAATCTCAATGGCTGATTGCTGCCTTGTACCGCAGGTATTTAATGCCAGAAG ATTTCACGTAGACTTGCGCCCATATCCGATTATATTACGCATTGATCGTGAGCTGGAGAGCAACCCAGCATTCCGAGCTGCCCATCCTTCCAATCAACCGGACTGTCCGCCGGAGCTGCCAAACAAATAG
- the GstZ2 gene encoding probable maleylacetoacetate isomerase 2 isoform X1: MSTNSASIGTQPILYSYWRSSCSWRVRIAMNLKEIPYDIKPISLIKSGGEQHCNEYREVNPMEQVPALQIDGHTLIESVAIMHYLEETRPQRPLLPQDVHKRAKVREIIEIICSGIQPLQNLIVLIHVGEEKKKEWAQHWITRGFRAVEKALSTSAGKYCVGDEISMADCCLVPQVFNARRFHVDLRPYPIILRIDRELESNPAFRAAHPSNQPDCPPELPNK, translated from the exons ATGTCAACTAACTCTGCTTCTATCGGTACACAGCCAATACTCTACTCGTATTGGCGTAGCTCGTGCTCCTGGCGTGTTCGGATTGCGATGAATCTTAAAGAAATACCCTATGACATCAAGCCTATTAGTCTCATCAAGTCTGGCGGCGAGCAACACTGCAATGAGTACCGCGAGGTAAATCCTATGGAGCAGGTGCCGGCGCTGCAAATTG ATGGACATACACTGATCGAGTCAGTGGCTATTATGCACTACCTGGAAGAGACACGACCCCAGCGCCCGCTATTGCCGCAAGATGTACACAAACGAGCTAAGGTTCGAGAAATAATTGAGATCATTTGCTCTGGTATTCAACCACTTCAAAACCTGATTGTTCTAATCCACGTGGGCGAGGAAAAGAAGAAGGAATGGGCACAGCATTGGATAACACGTGGCTTCCGTGCCGTGGAGAAGGCACTGTCCACCTCGGCAGGCAAATATTGTGTGGGTGATGAAATCTCAATGGCTGATTGCTGCCTTGTACCGCAGGTATTTAATGCCAGAAG ATTTCACGTAGACTTGCGCCCATATCCGATTATATTACGCATTGATCGTGAGCTGGAGAGCAACCCAGCATTCCGAGCTGCCCATCCTTCCAATCAACCGGACTGTCCGCCGGAGCTGCCAAACAAATAG
- the LOC6629949 gene encoding probable maleylacetoacetate isomerase 2, with product MSGFRKSTAKYMYLAGCGMRRSSSIVSPDTRPVLYSYFYSSCSWRVRIALGLKKIPYELRPTSLVTTEANDSINCYTNEYRELNPMQQVPALQIDGQTLCDSVAIMHYLDETRPLHPLLPQDPHKRAKVREIVEIICSGIQPLQNRLVLSHLGKEKSREWAQHWISRGFRGLEQVLSLSSGKYCVGDEISMADCCLVPQVFNARRYKVTLDPYPTILQLDQNLATNETIRASHPHNQPDCPPKLANK from the exons ATGAGTGGATTCAGAAAATCTACAGcaaagtatatgtatttagcTGGGTGTGGAATGCGCAGGTCGAGTTCAATAGTTTCCCCCGATACAAGGCCGGTGCTTTACTCGTATTTCTACAGTTCTTGTTCTTGGCGAGTACGAATTGCATTGGGATTGAAAAAGATACCTTACGAACTAAGGCCGACAAGTCTGGTTACGACTGAGGCTAATGACTCCATAAACTGCTATACGAATGAGTATCGAGAACTTAATCCTATGCAACAGGTACCAGCTTTACAAATTG ACGGACAGACACTATGCGATTCCGTGGCCATTATGCACTATCTGGATGAAACACGGCCGCTGCATCCGTTGTTGCCACAGGATCCGCACAAGCGAGCCAAAGTGCGCGAGATTGTTGAGATCATATGCTCAGGTATTCAGCCGCTGCAGAACAGACTAGTATTATCACACCTGGGCAAAGAAAAGAGCAGGGAGTGGGCGCAACATTGGATATCACGTGGCTTTCGGGGTCTGGAGCAGGTGCTTTCGCTTTCGTCTGGGAAATACTGTGTGGGCGATGAAATATCCATGGCTGATTGCTGCCTTGTACCACAAGTTTTCAACGCCAGAAG GTACAAAGTCACCTTGGATCCTTATCCCACAATCTTGCAGCTCGATCAAAATTTGGCGACTAATGAAACTATTCGCGCCAGCCATCCACACAATCAACCAGACTGTCCGCCGAAgttggcaaataaataa